ACAAAGACtgaccagtaaatcgagagctttatctgtaaagcgtctttgagtgcctagaaaagcgctatatatatataatccattattattatgttcACCACAACAGATCTATACAGTGACTGCAGGCGATGCATCAATCTGTCAATCTGATGTTctgtccttccctcactcgtgaacaagaccccaaaatacctgaactcctccacttggggtaaaGACTCCCCATTCAATCATGTAGCAGTAtttaacttttctttaaaatgcAATCTACTCatgttgtgctgtcatctgCTATTATGATTTGATTATGTGTATTTTGATCAATAGTTTACTTTGCCAGTTTATCCTCCATCTTCTCTCTCCTGCGGTCCTCAGCAAGTTTTTTCATATCACTCTCCTGCAGCTTTTGGCGAATCTGCTGCAGCTCTTGGCCTTGTTTCCTCCGCTGCTTCTCCCTCTCcaactcttcctccctctcacGCTGTCTTCTCTCCGCCTGTTTCACCCGCATCAGCTCCTCTAGCCTGAAGAGCAGACAGCAACTCATGAATAACCTTACACAATTACTCAAAAAGTgttacaaaattaaaaactaatcATCACATAGAGCGCTGATTAGACAGTGTCTGAAGTGTGTGCAGGCTTACCTTTTAACCTGCTCAAGTTTCTCCTCCTCCGTCATTGGCCTCTTCATATTCTGCTCACTATCATCGGCTGTACCTATCACCAAAAGCCAGGAAAAGTAATATGAGCaaggatattaaaaaaagaaatatgtatTGACTGGtcttgaaatgttttactgtcaaccataaattaaaaaagaagtaGTCAACCATAAATCTAAAACTATCCgtagcataaaaaaaacattttgcacacagacaaaaatttccccactgttggACGATGAAGGGTTATCTCTTAAACAGAAGAACAATCTGATTACacaagaaggaggaggacaagaaaaatcattttgattAGTCAATATAgccaaaatacaattttttaattcaaacatttaatcagGCTCCATTCATTTAGAAACTGATTTGATGGGAACATCTGTTTTTGAATCGTGttgtaaattaaatacatttaaaaatgtatcccAGGACACAGATGTCCTCACTAATGGGAAAAACCCTTTCACTGGTGAATGTTAATAAACTGACATAAATTGTTCAAGTTTCTATAAGCTATTTATTAAACAAAATGGAGAAACAAATTGAGATGCAGAACTTAATGACCCCTACAAAGCATGTATTTAATTTTGAGTTTTTGAAATTGATACTGCTAGAGTATAGTTTTCTGGCTTGTTTTCATCACACTATCACAACTCCCTACAATGCCCTGACCTTCAGCGGTCTCTGATAGTGTCGGTTCTTCTCTGGGTGGCTGGCTGACTGCTTTTTCTCCAAGGATATCCCCTTCGGGTGGCACATACGGCTCATCCATTTCTGGGTCGTTCTCATGTTCCACTAACCTATGAGAAGGCAGAGTCGTGTCCATCAAGGGTTTCCACACCACAATGTTAAGATTCTGTGTCTGTGCGACTCACCAATCCATGGCTTCTCCTATTCCTTGGTTTCCCGTGCTTGCCACCGCCCTTTCACTGAAAATATATGAAGGTGAGAAAGGACAGACAGTTACAATTTCCATCTAAAATCTAGGAACTCCATTGACTGGCATAGTTCTTTGGATTGTCACTCACGCTCTGTTTCTTTCAAAGCCCATCTCCAACAGGCTTTCTAATGTCGTTTGCTCTGACATTTTGACCTGAAACATCATATAAAAAACAGATTGCTCAGCTCTTATTTTGATGTATTGCTACAC
The Antennarius striatus isolate MH-2024 chromosome 10, ASM4005453v1, whole genome shotgun sequence genome window above contains:
- the ubxn1 gene encoding UBX domain-containing protein 1, whose translation is MSEQTTLESLLEMGFERNRAERAVASTGNQGIGEAMDWLVEHENDPEMDEPYVPPEGDILGEKAVSQPPREEPTLSETAEGTADDSEQNMKRPMTEEEKLEQVKRLEELMRVKQAERRQREREEELEREKQRRKQGQELQQIRQKLQESDMKKLAEDRRREKMEDKLAKQRVKEKIARDREERAQKFKGGEPSSTAASAQPAQPSLSSPSSHGPPPTKKEYDESRIQVRLLDGSTISTVFKAREPLAAVRVYVKMNSSMPEGQDFTLLSPYPRHVYTELDMEKPLKDLGLVPSAALVVAKK